The genomic stretch GACACAGCACAAACTGCCATCAACAAGCTGCCAAACGGAACAGACAAAAAGAACCTTCAAAAACGCTTAGACCAAGTAAAACGATACATCGCGTCAAAGCAAGCGAAAGACAAAGTTGCGAAAGCGGAAAAAAGCAAAAAGAAAACAGATGTGGACAGCGCACAATCAGCAATTGGCAAGCTGCCTGCAAGTTCAGAAAAAACGTCCCTGCAGAAACGCCTTAACAAAGTGAAGAGCACCAATTTGAAGACGGCACAGCAATCCGTATCTGCGGCTGAAAAGAAATCAACTGATGCAAATGCGGCAAAAGCACAATCAGCCGTCAATCAGCTTCAAGCAGGCAAGGACAAAACGGCATTGCAAAAACGGTTAGACAAAGTGAAGAAAAAGGTGGCGGCGGCTGAAGCAAAAAAAGTGGAAACTGCAAAGGCAAAAGTGAAGAAAGCGGAAAAAGACAAAACAAAGAAATCAAAGACATCCGCTCAGTCTGCAGTGAATCAATTAAAAGCATCCAATGAAAAAACAAAGCTGCAAAAACGGCTGAACGCCGTCAAACCGAAAAAGTAACCAAAAACCTTTAAGATTTGCATTCCAAGTCTTAAAGGTTTTTTTCATTCTAAGAACACCACACACAACCTTTTTCCCATCCATTGTACAGGCTTTTCATACTATTGCTATACAGCCATGAACAGCATAAAATGAACGTTATTACAGTTATCACCACATATGGCGGGATTGTGACTGGGCAGGCAGGCAAGACCCAATGATGCAAAGGGAGTATTAATGCCTAAAAAACAGGGCATTTTAACTCTTCTTTTCGTGTTGGGCTCATAACGGCGCCTTGGACAACCCCCTATTCTCATGCTCCGTCGTCGACGCGGGCATTTTTGTCATTTTCAGCCGGTATTTCTCACTTTTTTCATTTTGATTGTCAACTTTTCATTTGATACGATGAACAAGCCGACTTTTCTTCAGCAAAGGAGGTTTTAATTGCTTGCATAAAGAGATTGCAAAAGAATTACTGCTGCTCGCAGGAGGAAAAAACAATATTATCAGCATCAGCCATTGTACGACCCGTCTTCGTTTTGATGTAAAGGACGAGACGAAAATTGATATACATGCCATTGAGAACCTGCAAGGTGTGCAGGGCACCTTTTTCCGCTATGGGCTTTTCCAGATTATCTTCGGAGCAGGCGTCGTCAACAAAATATATAAAGAAGTCGTTCATGTATGGGAGACCGCGCCTTCTGAAGAGCCTGTCCACCAGAAAAAAGCCAGCCGGAAGCTGAACCCTGCCGCAGCTTTTGCGAAAACACTGTCCGATATTTTTGTGCCGATTATTCCGGCAATAACAGCAAGCGGCCTGCTCATGGGGCTGATCGGCATGATTAAGGTGTTTCATTGGTTCGCTGCCGGCAGCCCATGGATTAAAATGCTCGACCTCGTGTCCAGCACAGCCTTTATTTTACTGCCGATTTTAGTCGGCTTCAGTGCTGCACGGCAATTTGGCAGCAACCCATACCTAGGGGCAGTGATTGCAGGGCTTTTGACGCATCCTGATCTGCTGGACCCGTCTATGCTCGGCAGCAAAACCCCGTCTTCTTTAGACATATGGGGGCTTCATATCCCAATGATGGGCTATCAGGGTTCCATGATACCGATTCTTCTTTCCGTTTTTGTCATGAGCAAAATTGAGAAGCTATTAAAATCGATTGTGCCGAAGTCGCTTGATGTCGTGATCATTCCCTTTATTACGGTCATGGTGACAGGGTGCCTCGCGCTGATTGTGATGAATCCCGCCGCGTCCATCATCGGCCAGATCATGACACAATCGATCGTCTATATTTATGATCACGCCGGCATTGCTGCCGGAGCTCTTTTCGGCGGCATCTACTCCACCATCGTCCTATCTGGATTGCATCATAGCTTTTATGCAATTGAGGCAACGCTGCTTGCTAATCCGCATGTCGGTGTCAACTTTTTAGTGCCGATATGGTCGATGGCGAATGTGGCCCAAGGCGGAGCGGGGCTTGCGGTATTCCTCAAAACGAAACAATCAAGCCTGAAGAAAATTGCGCTCCCCGCTTCTCTGACCGCGTTTTTAGGCATTGTTGAGCCGATTGTATTCGGGGTAAATCTCAAATTGATCCGTCCCTTTATCGGAGCAGCCATCGGCGGTGCTATTGGCGGAGCATACGTGGTTGCGGTACAAGTTGTGGCAAATTCCTACGGACTGACAGGCATTCCGATGATTTCAATCGTGCTGCCGTTTGGCGCCGCTAATTTTGTTCATTATATGATCGGTTTCTTGATCGCAGCCGTCTCTGCTTTTATAGCTACATTGTTTCTCGGGTTTAAAGAAGAGACAGAATAACTGGATTTATTCGATTTCATTCATAAAACGGGGGATGAAAGGACAAAAAAGCTATGAAAATTAAAAGAATCTTAAATCATAATGCTATCGTCGTAAAGGATCAAA from Bacillus subtilis subsp. subtilis str. 168 encodes the following:
- the sacX gene encoding negative regulator of SacY (Evidence 1a: Function from experimental evidences in the studied strain; PubMedId: 11580842, 1400159, 8535520, 15849754, 16850406; Product type r: regulator), which translates into the protein MHKEIAKELLLLAGGKNNIISISHCTTRLRFDVKDETKIDIHAIENLQGVQGTFFRYGLFQIIFGAGVVNKIYKEVVHVWETAPSEEPVHQKKASRKLNPAAAFAKTLSDIFVPIIPAITASGLLMGLIGMIKVFHWFAAGSPWIKMLDLVSSTAFILLPILVGFSAARQFGSNPYLGAVIAGLLTHPDLLDPSMLGSKTPSSLDIWGLHIPMMGYQGSMIPILLSVFVMSKIEKLLKSIVPKSLDVVIIPFITVMVTGCLALIVMNPAASIIGQIMTQSIVYIYDHAGIAAGALFGGIYSTIVLSGLHHSFYAIEATLLANPHVGVNFLVPIWSMANVAQGGAGLAVFLKTKQSSLKKIALPASLTAFLGIVEPIVFGVNLKLIRPFIGAAIGGAIGGAYVVAVQVVANSYGLTGIPMISIVLPFGAANFVHYMIGFLIAAVSAFIATLFLGFKEETE